The Saxibacter everestensis genome has a window encoding:
- a CDS encoding type II toxin-antitoxin system PemK/MazF family toxin, with product MWFCDFDPVRGREQGKDRPALVVSSAFHLNLTRGALVSVLPLTSVERPGWLHRIPVANASGWVITEQVRTIAMERFRRPAPEITLAKDELAEVRRVLAKMLLISS from the coding sequence GTGTGGTTCTGCGACTTCGACCCGGTCCGTGGTCGCGAGCAAGGCAAGGATCGACCCGCTCTGGTGGTCTCCTCAGCATTCCATTTGAACCTGACCCGCGGCGCGCTGGTGTCGGTGCTGCCGCTGACGTCGGTAGAGCGGCCTGGTTGGCTGCATCGGATTCCGGTCGCCAATGCGAGTGGATGGGTGATTACCGAACAGGTTCGGACCATAGCTATGGAGCGCTTTCGCAGGCCGGCGCCGGAGATCACACTGGCCAAGGACGAACTCGCCGAGGTGCGGCGAGTGCTCGCGAAGATGCTTCTCATCTCGTCCTGA
- a CDS encoding VOC family protein produces the protein MTYSFQITVDSSQPHELADWWAETLEWEVEPSDEAFISSMVEQGYASEADTMRHNGTLVWKAGSGILPPGEASTAERILFQYVSEPKTVKNRMHLDLRVGPENHARIRAALEARGATFVHDGAQGPYSWVTMQDPQGNEFCLT, from the coding sequence ATGACATACAGCTTTCAAATCACCGTCGATTCATCCCAGCCGCACGAGCTCGCCGATTGGTGGGCGGAGACCCTGGAGTGGGAAGTGGAACCATCCGACGAAGCCTTCATTTCCTCCATGGTCGAGCAAGGCTACGCATCCGAGGCCGACACTATGAGACACAACGGCACGCTCGTCTGGAAGGCCGGCTCCGGGATCCTGCCGCCGGGCGAGGCGTCGACGGCCGAGCGCATCCTGTTCCAGTACGTGTCTGAGCCAAAGACCGTGAAGAACCGGATGCACCTGGATCTGCGGGTCGGACCGGAGAACCACGCCCGGATCCGCGCCGCCCTCGAAGCCCGCGGCGCAACTTTCGTCCACGACGGCGCACAGGGCCCCTACAGCTGGGTCACGATGCAGGACCCACAGGGCAATGAGTTCTGTCTGACCTGA
- a CDS encoding ABC transporter substrate-binding protein: MRRRHVFSVAVATLGGLSLVLSGCSTPKDSAPAAETGGEGFPVTIEHAMGTATIDSKPKRIVTLDSSYKDATLLLGGEVLGYTVYDPKADVFPVYLGSVPEENKDAENLGQLGEPSLEKIIALEPDLIVSAKVRDEKNYKELTKIAPTVFSETTGPTWKENILLLGKAMGEEQRAKDEIAAFEARAKKVGSAVLAEHPDASYSMVRFAGEDTARLYSSNSFIGEIMAATGIPRPKGQPDTEAEIFTPLSLEQLEQADAQKIFVNETANELPAAASQAKEFESSPLWKSLTGAVVKVDEDVWISSVSIQGANATLDDIAKEWGVDDFR; encoded by the coding sequence GTGCGCAGACGACATGTGTTCTCAGTGGCCGTGGCCACTCTCGGCGGACTCAGCCTGGTGCTGTCAGGCTGCTCTACCCCCAAGGACTCCGCTCCTGCTGCGGAGACCGGAGGCGAGGGCTTCCCGGTCACCATCGAACACGCCATGGGCACGGCCACGATCGACAGCAAGCCGAAGCGCATCGTTACCCTCGACTCCAGCTACAAGGATGCGACGCTGCTGCTTGGCGGCGAAGTGCTCGGATACACCGTCTACGACCCGAAGGCCGATGTGTTTCCGGTGTACCTCGGCAGCGTGCCTGAGGAAAACAAGGACGCCGAGAATCTCGGTCAGCTGGGCGAGCCAAGCCTCGAGAAGATCATTGCGCTGGAACCCGATCTGATCGTCTCGGCCAAGGTGCGCGACGAGAAGAACTACAAGGAGCTCACCAAGATCGCGCCCACGGTTTTCAGCGAGACAACCGGCCCAACCTGGAAAGAGAACATCCTGCTGCTCGGTAAGGCGATGGGCGAGGAGCAGCGCGCCAAGGACGAGATAGCGGCATTCGAGGCGCGGGCGAAGAAGGTTGGCTCGGCCGTGCTCGCGGAGCATCCGGACGCCAGCTACTCGATGGTGCGCTTCGCAGGGGAAGATACCGCGCGACTGTATTCAAGTAACTCCTTCATCGGAGAGATCATGGCGGCGACCGGAATCCCCAGGCCCAAGGGCCAACCGGATACCGAAGCTGAGATCTTCACGCCACTATCGTTGGAACAGTTAGAGCAGGCGGACGCGCAGAAGATCTTTGTCAATGAAACGGCGAATGAACTGCCGGCCGCAGCCAGCCAAGCCAAGGAGTTCGAGTCCAGCCCGCTATGGAAGTCACTGACCGGTGCGGTAGTCAAGGTCGATGAAGACGTCTGGATTTCCTCGGTCAGCATTCAGGGCGCGAACGCGACGCTCGACGACATCGCGAAGGAGTGGGGAGTCGACGACTTCCGCTAG
- a CDS encoding DUF2470 domain-containing protein, translated as MSGIGTAVLTSARTPVSIPVLHAEAQDGKTILVADAESLAAVKINLPHIGTSYSDIPALLQIRSLAPIEQLSVTRAITLISGTLASLPAHYVSTALRARCSGLRLGEVVGHRAASRLLTFTPESCDVLIGDEYSELPIGDILAATPDPLAHEEQAILLDVVDQTAGQWEGFLELKGTARGSKDAADAGSVPLRNIASARPIGIDRHGLTLICHWFDREPATLRVPFPQPVRDGGEALDAVRFLLMAHQVAASSG; from the coding sequence TTGTCCGGAATCGGTACCGCTGTCCTGACATCCGCCCGGACCCCGGTCTCGATTCCCGTGTTGCACGCCGAAGCACAAGATGGAAAAACCATTCTTGTTGCTGATGCCGAATCTTTGGCCGCGGTGAAGATAAATCTCCCGCATATCGGAACGTCGTATTCAGACATCCCGGCACTACTGCAAATCCGGTCACTGGCGCCGATAGAACAGCTTAGCGTAACTCGGGCGATAACGCTCATTTCGGGAACCCTGGCAAGCCTGCCGGCGCACTACGTATCCACCGCCCTGCGCGCCCGTTGCAGCGGCCTGCGGCTCGGCGAAGTCGTCGGCCATCGGGCGGCGTCAAGGCTGCTGACCTTCACCCCCGAGTCCTGCGATGTGCTGATCGGAGATGAGTACTCCGAACTTCCGATCGGGGACATTCTCGCCGCTACGCCGGACCCGCTCGCCCACGAGGAGCAGGCCATCCTGTTGGATGTCGTCGATCAGACGGCCGGTCAGTGGGAAGGATTCCTGGAACTGAAAGGCACCGCACGCGGATCGAAGGACGCCGCGGACGCCGGGTCGGTGCCACTGCGCAATATCGCCTCGGCACGCCCGATCGGAATCGACCGGCACGGCCTGACGCTGATCTGCCACTGGTTCGACCGGGAGCCGGCGACGCTGCGCGTCCCGTTCCCGCAGCCGGTTCGCGACGGCGGCGAAGCGCTGGATGCGGTCCGGTTCCTGCTGATGGCGCACCAGGTGGCGGCCAGCTCGGGCTGA
- the rpsD gene encoding 30S ribosomal protein S4, whose product MTAPARTRRQARASRALGLPLTPKAVKYFERRPYPPGEHGRARRRADSDYSVRLKEKQRLRAQYGIREAQMLNLFKEARRAEGLTGENLVELLEMRLDALVLRSGFARTIAQARQLVVHRHILVDGERVDRPSFRVKPGQLVHVHSRSEQMPPFQVAAAGAHRDVLPTVPGYLDVSIEKLQAKLVRRPQRVEVPITCEVQLVVEHYAR is encoded by the coding sequence GTGACAGCACCAGCACGTACGCGGCGTCAGGCCCGGGCATCCCGGGCGCTTGGCCTGCCTCTTACACCGAAGGCAGTCAAGTACTTCGAGCGTCGCCCGTACCCCCCAGGTGAGCACGGCCGCGCCCGGCGCCGTGCGGACAGTGACTATTCTGTTCGTCTCAAGGAAAAGCAGCGTCTTCGCGCCCAGTACGGGATCCGCGAAGCTCAGATGCTGAATCTCTTCAAGGAAGCTCGTCGCGCGGAGGGACTGACCGGTGAAAACCTGGTCGAGCTCCTCGAAATGCGCCTCGACGCTCTTGTCCTGCGCTCGGGCTTCGCCCGCACGATTGCGCAGGCTCGTCAGCTGGTTGTGCACCGCCACATCCTGGTTGATGGTGAACGTGTCGACCGCCCGTCGTTCCGGGTCAAGCCAGGTCAGCTGGTTCACGTTCATTCCCGCAGCGAACAGATGCCGCCGTTCCAGGTTGCAGCAGCTGGTGCACACCGCGATGTGCTGCCTACCGTTCCTGGCTACCTCGACGTAAGCATCGAGAAGCTCCAGGCCAAGCTGGTACGCCGCCCTCAGCGCGTCGAAGTTCCAATCACCTGCGAAGTGCAGTTGGTTGTTGAGCACTACGCCCGCTAA
- a CDS encoding replication-associated recombination protein A, translated as MADLFSTQHEDAIAGVSSHAPLAVRMRPRTLDELLGQEHLIAPGSPLRRLVEAGENARVGPSSIILWGPPGTGKTTLAHVVSRAPGRKFVELSAITAGVKDVRAVMEGARNDRDLYGMTTVLFLDEIHRFTKAQQDALLPGVENRLIVLVAATTENPSFSVISPLLSRSLLLTLRPLNDGHIEALLRRAIEDERGLDSTVQVDDEALAHLVQLAGADARRGLTTLEAAAGVSLSRVTGGESATLTVADAEQALDRAVLRYDRQGDQHYDVTSAFIKSIRGSDVDASLHYLARMIEAGEDPRFIARRVMISASEDIGMADPSALPIAVAAAEAVQMLGMPEGRIPLAQAVVHLATAPKSNAAYLALDAAIADVRAGKAGSVPDELRDAHYPGAKELGHGAGYRYAHDHPHGVAEQQYPPDELVGRDYYRPTDHGAERDVAARLDRLREIVRGTAGQSVSASRNEASRNEAARPEASRPEADLP; from the coding sequence ATGGCAGACCTGTTTTCCACCCAGCACGAGGATGCGATCGCCGGGGTGAGCTCGCACGCTCCGCTGGCAGTGCGGATGCGGCCCCGAACTCTCGACGAGTTGCTCGGCCAGGAGCACCTGATCGCACCCGGGTCGCCGTTGCGCCGGCTGGTCGAAGCCGGTGAAAATGCTCGGGTCGGTCCAAGCTCGATAATTCTCTGGGGGCCACCCGGCACTGGTAAGACCACCCTCGCCCACGTGGTCTCTCGCGCTCCTGGCCGGAAGTTCGTCGAGCTGTCCGCGATAACCGCGGGGGTCAAGGACGTACGCGCGGTGATGGAGGGCGCCCGGAACGACCGCGACCTCTACGGCATGACAACCGTGCTGTTCCTGGATGAGATTCACCGTTTCACCAAGGCGCAGCAGGACGCGCTGCTTCCCGGGGTCGAAAACCGGCTCATCGTGCTGGTCGCAGCGACCACCGAAAACCCGTCGTTCTCGGTGATCTCGCCCTTGCTGTCCCGGTCCCTGCTGTTGACCCTTCGTCCGTTGAATGACGGCCACATCGAGGCGTTGCTACGGCGTGCGATCGAGGACGAGCGTGGCCTGGACTCGACAGTCCAGGTCGACGACGAGGCGCTTGCACACCTAGTGCAGCTGGCCGGGGCAGACGCCCGCAGAGGGCTGACCACGCTTGAGGCCGCGGCGGGAGTGTCGCTTTCCCGGGTTACGGGTGGAGAGTCGGCGACGCTGACCGTTGCCGACGCCGAGCAGGCACTGGACCGCGCGGTGCTGCGCTACGACCGGCAGGGCGACCAGCACTACGACGTGACGAGTGCGTTCATCAAGTCGATCCGAGGTTCGGATGTCGACGCCTCGCTGCACTATCTGGCCCGGATGATCGAGGCGGGGGAGGACCCACGCTTCATCGCGCGTCGGGTGATGATCTCGGCGTCGGAAGACATCGGCATGGCGGACCCGTCCGCGCTTCCGATCGCTGTCGCGGCGGCCGAAGCGGTACAGATGCTCGGCATGCCCGAAGGCAGAATTCCGCTCGCTCAGGCGGTCGTGCACCTTGCAACTGCCCCCAAGTCCAATGCTGCCTATCTCGCTTTGGACGCCGCTATCGCCGATGTGCGCGCCGGCAAAGCAGGCAGCGTGCCGGACGAGCTGCGGGACGCGCACTATCCAGGGGCCAAGGAACTGGGCCACGGCGCCGGGTATCGCTACGCCCATGACCACCCGCATGGCGTCGCCGAGCAGCAGTACCCGCCGGATGAGCTGGTTGGCCGCGACTACTACCGGCCGACCGATCACGGCGCGGAACGTGATGTCGCGGCGCGACTGGATCGGTTGCGAGAGATCGTCCGCGGCACAGCGGGCCAAAGTGTCTCAGCCTCCCGGAACGAGGCCTCCCGGAACGAGGCCGCACGACCCGAGGCCTCTCGGCCCGAGGCCGATCTGCCATAA
- a CDS encoding DUF948 domain-containing protein, translated as MTGGDIAGLIAAGVFAILVGLMAVPLLKLGKVFDEARRAIKDVGDGASPLLTEVTSTVSTTNKQLEKVDGITTNVSEMSANVSALTSLFAATLGSPVVKVAAFSYGVRQAVRGRKRR; from the coding sequence ATGACCGGAGGAGACATTGCAGGGCTGATCGCGGCCGGTGTTTTCGCTATCCTGGTCGGCCTGATGGCCGTGCCACTGCTCAAGCTCGGCAAGGTCTTTGATGAGGCTCGCCGGGCGATCAAGGATGTCGGGGATGGCGCCTCGCCACTGCTGACCGAGGTCACCTCCACGGTATCGACCACGAACAAGCAACTCGAGAAGGTCGATGGCATCACGACCAACGTCTCCGAAATGTCGGCGAACGTTTCGGCGCTGACCTCGCTGTTCGCGGCGACGCTTGGCTCGCCGGTCGTGAAGGTCGCGGCCTTCAGCTACGGAGTCCGCCAGGCCGTCCGCGGCCGCAAGCGCCGCTAA